One window from the genome of Cricetulus griseus strain 17A/GY chromosome 2, alternate assembly CriGri-PICRH-1.0, whole genome shotgun sequence encodes:
- the Znf385a gene encoding zinc finger protein 385A codes for MQPPMDLKQILPFPLEPAPTLGLFSNYSTMDPVQKAVLSHTFGGPLLKTKRPVISCNVCQIRFNSQSQAEAHYKGNRHARRVKGIEAAKTRGREPSVRESADPAPAGSTPPSGDGVAPRPVSMENGLGPAPGSPEKQPGSPSPPSVSESGQGVTKGEGGTPAPASLPGGSKEEEEKAKRLLYCALCKVAVNSLSQLEAHNKGTKHKTILEARSGLGPIKAYPRLGPPTPGEPEAPSQDRTFHCEICNVKVNSEVQLKQHISSRRHRDGVAGKPNPLLSRHKKPRGAAELAGTLTFSKELPKSLAGGLLPSPLAVAAVMAAAAGSPLSLRPAPAAPLLQGPPITHPLLHPAPGPIRTAHGPILFSPY; via the exons ATGCAGCCCCCAATGGACCTCAAGCAGATCCTGCCCTTTCCACTGGAGCCAGCCCCAACCCTGGGCCTCTTCAGCAACTATAGCACA ATGGACCCTGTACAGAAGGCTGTGCTCTCACACACATTTGGAGGACCCTTGCTCAAGACCAAACGGCCAGTCATTTCCTGTAATGTCTGTCAAATCCGATTCAATTCTCAG AGCCAGGCAGAGGCACACTACAAGGGTAATCGCCATGCCCGAAGAGTCAAAGGCATCGAGGCTGCCAAGACCCGAGGCAGGGAGCCTAGTGTCCGGGAATCAGCAGACCCAGCTCCAGCAGGCAGCACCCCCCCAAGTGGGGATGGTGTAGCCCCTCGGCCAG tttccatggagaatggCCTGGGTCCAGCTCCAGGATCCCCAGAGAAACAGCCTGGCTCCCCATCCCCTCCCAGTGTTTCAGAGTCTGGACAGGGTGTAACCAAGGGTGAAGGGGGAACTCCAGCCCCAGCTTCCCTGCCTGGGGGTagcaaggaagaagaggagaaggctAAGCGTCTGCTCTACTGTGCACTGTGCAAGGTGGCTGTGAACTCCCTGTCCCAGCTTGAGGCACATAACAAAG GTACTAAGCACAAGACAATTTTGGAGGCCCGAAGCGGGCTGGGGCCCATCAAAGCTTACCCTCGGCTGGGGCCTCCCACTCCTGGGGAACCAGAGGCCCCTTCCCAGGACCGAACCTTCCACTGTGAGATTTGCAACGTCAAGGTCAATTCGGAGGTCCAGCTGAAACAG CACATCTCCAGTAGGAGGCACCGAGATGGCGTGGCTGGGAAGCCCAACCCTCTACTGAGCCGTCACAAGAAGCCTAGGGGCGCTGCGGAGCTGGCG gGCACACTGACTTTCTCCAAGGAGCTGCCCAAGTCCCTGGCAGGTGGCCTGCTCCCCAGCCCCCTGGCGGTGGCTGCGGTGATGGCCGCTGCAGCAGGCTCCCCGCTGTCCCTGCGCCCAGCTCCAGCCGCACCTCTTCTGCAGGGACCACCGATCACACATCCTCTACTCCACCCGGCCCCAGGACCTATCCGAACTGCGCACggacccatcctcttctccccctaCTGA